In a single window of the Pedococcus dokdonensis genome:
- the glgP gene encoding alpha-glucan family phosphorylase — protein sequence MKAIRRFSVRTVLPEPIAALGDLASNLRWSWHPPTRDLFQRIDPQRWDKVRKDPVRLLSALSPQELGDLAGDSEFVAAVAAAKSDLDTYLSEPRWFQAWADEVEGGAPKAIGYFSPEFGITEVLPQYSGGLGILAGDHLKTASDLGVPIVGVGLFYKTGYFKQSLNRDGWQQETYPVLDPDGLPLSLLREDDGTPCVITLDLPGGRVLHAHVLKAQVGRVPLLLLDSDVPDNDEAARNITNRLYGGGGEQRLQQEMLLGIGGVRALRLWSRLTGAPTPDVYHTNEGHAGFLGIERIHELTASAGLSFDEALEAVRAATVFTTHTPVPAGIDRFDAELITRHFGGERAVEGVPVERLLALGAEDYPGGQAGMFNMAVMGLRLGQRANGVSQLHGVVSRGMFDGLWPGFDDDEVPISSVTNGVHAGTWVDRKVYEVAAKHLGTTDIERDNAWDRIGDIPRDAIWSTKREMRQQLVDEARRRTKSSWKKRGASPAELGWVDDILDPDVLTIGFARRVPTYKRLTLMLRDPARLKRLLLDEKRPIQLVIAGKSHPADETGKQLIQQMVRFADDPEIRHRIVFLPNYDIAMAQYLYPGCDVWLNNPLRPFEACGTSGMKAALNGGLNLSILDGWWDEWFDGENGWAIPTADGVEDAERRDDIEAAALYDLIENSVAPRFYDVDAEGLPQNWISMITHTLATLGPKVLASRMVRDYTTQLYGPAARAGWALNGETFEGARDLAAYKAKVKAAWPTVHVDHVESTGVGDSPEIGETLHVNAYVTLGALSPDEVDVQVVHGTARDSDELRDVVSESLQFVESYEGGRHHFAGDLALSRTGSFGYTVRVLPKHAGLASTSELGLVANA from the coding sequence GTGAAGGCGATCCGACGCTTCAGCGTCCGTACTGTCCTGCCCGAGCCCATCGCGGCCCTCGGCGACCTCGCGAGCAACCTGCGCTGGTCCTGGCACCCACCCACGCGCGACCTCTTCCAGCGGATCGACCCGCAGCGCTGGGACAAGGTGCGCAAGGACCCGGTGCGGCTCCTCTCGGCACTCTCGCCGCAGGAGCTCGGCGACCTCGCCGGCGACTCGGAGTTCGTGGCAGCCGTCGCGGCGGCGAAGTCCGACCTCGACACCTACCTGTCGGAGCCGCGCTGGTTCCAGGCCTGGGCCGACGAGGTCGAGGGTGGCGCCCCGAAGGCGATCGGCTACTTCAGCCCCGAGTTCGGCATCACCGAGGTGCTGCCGCAGTACTCCGGCGGTCTGGGCATCCTCGCGGGTGACCACCTCAAGACCGCCTCCGACCTCGGTGTCCCGATCGTCGGCGTCGGCCTGTTCTACAAGACCGGCTACTTCAAGCAGAGCCTGAACCGCGACGGCTGGCAGCAGGAGACCTACCCGGTCCTCGACCCGGACGGCCTGCCGCTCAGCCTGCTGCGCGAGGACGACGGCACGCCGTGCGTCATCACCCTCGACCTGCCGGGCGGGCGCGTGCTGCACGCCCACGTGCTCAAGGCGCAGGTCGGCCGGGTGCCGCTGCTACTCCTCGACTCCGACGTGCCCGACAACGACGAGGCCGCCCGCAACATCACCAACCGCCTCTACGGCGGCGGTGGTGAGCAGCGCCTCCAGCAGGAGATGCTGCTCGGCATCGGCGGTGTCCGCGCCCTGCGCCTGTGGTCGCGCCTCACCGGCGCCCCGACGCCGGACGTCTACCACACCAACGAGGGCCACGCCGGCTTCCTCGGCATCGAGCGGATCCACGAGCTCACCGCGTCGGCCGGGCTCTCCTTCGACGAGGCCCTCGAGGCGGTCCGCGCCGCGACCGTCTTCACCACGCACACCCCGGTGCCGGCCGGCATCGACCGCTTCGACGCCGAGCTGATCACCCGCCACTTCGGCGGCGAGCGCGCCGTCGAGGGCGTGCCGGTCGAGCGGCTGCTCGCCCTCGGCGCCGAGGACTACCCGGGTGGCCAGGCCGGCATGTTCAACATGGCCGTCATGGGCCTGCGCCTGGGCCAGCGCGCCAACGGCGTGTCCCAGCTGCACGGCGTCGTCAGCCGCGGGATGTTCGACGGCCTGTGGCCGGGCTTCGACGACGACGAGGTGCCGATCTCGAGCGTCACCAACGGCGTCCACGCCGGCACCTGGGTCGACCGCAAGGTCTACGAGGTCGCCGCGAAGCACCTCGGCACCACCGACATCGAGCGTGACAACGCCTGGGACCGGATCGGTGACATCCCGCGCGACGCGATCTGGTCGACCAAGCGCGAGATGCGCCAGCAGCTGGTCGACGAGGCCCGTCGCCGCACGAAGTCCTCGTGGAAGAAGCGCGGTGCCAGCCCGGCCGAGCTCGGCTGGGTCGACGACATCCTCGACCCCGACGTGCTCACTATCGGCTTCGCCCGCCGCGTGCCGACCTACAAGCGGCTCACCCTGATGCTGCGCGACCCCGCCCGGCTCAAGCGACTCCTGCTCGACGAGAAGCGCCCGATCCAGCTCGTCATCGCCGGCAAGTCGCACCCCGCCGACGAGACCGGCAAGCAGCTCATCCAGCAGATGGTCCGCTTCGCCGACGACCCCGAGATCCGGCACCGCATCGTGTTCCTCCCGAACTACGACATCGCGATGGCGCAGTACCTCTACCCGGGCTGCGACGTCTGGCTGAACAACCCGCTGCGCCCGTTCGAGGCCTGCGGCACCTCCGGCATGAAGGCCGCCCTCAACGGCGGCCTCAACCTGTCGATCCTCGACGGGTGGTGGGACGAGTGGTTCGACGGTGAGAACGGCTGGGCCATCCCCACCGCCGACGGCGTCGAGGACGCCGAGCGCCGCGACGACATCGAGGCGGCCGCGCTCTACGACCTCATCGAGAACTCGGTGGCACCGCGGTTCTACGACGTCGACGCCGAGGGCCTCCCGCAGAACTGGATCTCGATGATCACGCACACCCTGGCGACCCTGGGTCCGAAGGTGCTGGCCAGCCGGATGGTGCGCGACTACACCACCCAGCTCTACGGGCCTGCCGCTCGCGCCGGCTGGGCGCTCAACGGCGAGACCTTCGAGGGCGCTCGCGACCTGGCGGCCTACAAGGCCAAGGTCAAGGCTGCGTGGCCGACCGTCCATGTCGACCACGTCGAGTCGACCGGTGTCGGCGACAGCCCCGAGATCGGCGAGACGCTGCACGTCAACGCCTACGTCACGCTCGGCGCGCTGAGCCCCGACGAGGTCGACGTGCAGGTCGTCCACGGCACCGCCCGCGACTCCGACGAGCTGCGTGACGTCGTGAGCGAGTCGCTGCAGTTCGTCGAGTCCTACGAGGGCGGCCGGCACCACTTCGCCGGCGACCTCGCGCTGTCGCGCACGGGCTCGTTCGGCTACACCGTCCGCGTCCTGCCCAAGCACGCCGGGCTGGCCAGCACGAGCGAGCTCGGCCTGGTCGCCAACGCCTGA